From the Arvicola amphibius chromosome 2, mArvAmp1.2, whole genome shotgun sequence genome, one window contains:
- the Tmub1 gene encoding transmembrane and ubiquitin-like domain-containing protein 1 codes for MALIEGVGDEVTVLFSVLACLLVLALAWVSTHTTENTDPLPQPSGTTTPAQPSEAMAATDSIREEAPGAESPSLRHRGSSAHPEPDTEVTATAPPPDSLQEPLVLRLKFLNDSEQVARAWPQDTIGSLKRTQFPGREQQVRLIYQGQLLGDDTQTLGSLHLPPNCVLHCHVSTRVGPPHPPCPPGSEPGPSGLEIGSLLLPLLLLLLLLLWYCQIQYRPFFPLTATLGLAGFTLLLSLLAFAMYRP; via the exons ATGGCCTTGATTGAAGGAGTAGGCGATGAGGTGACTGTCCTTTTTTCGGTGCTTGCGTGCCTTCTGGTGCTGGCCCTTGCCTGGGTCTCAACACATACCACTGAGAATACAGACCCCCTGCCACAGCCATCAGGGACCACAACCCCAGCACAGCCCAGCGAAGCCATGGCAGCCACAGACAGCATCAGAGAGGAGGCCCCAGGGGCTGAGAGCCCCAGCCTGAGACACAGAGGTTCATCAGCACATCCAGAACCTGACACCGAGGTCACAGCAACAGCACCACCTCCTGACTCCCTGCAGGAACCCCTAGTGCTGCGGTTGAAATTTCTCAATGACTCTGAGCAGGTGGCCAGGGCCTGGCCTCAGGACACCATTGGCTCCTTGAAAAG GACCCAGTTTCCGGGCCGGGAACAGCAGGTTCGACTCATCTACCAAGGCCAACTGCTAGGAGACGACACCCAGACACTGGgcagcctccacctcccccccAACTGCGTTCTCCACTGCCACGTGTCCACGAGAGTCGGTCCTCCACATCCCCCTTGCCCACCAGGGTCAGAGCCCGGCCCCTCCGGGCTGGAAATTGGCAGTCTTCTGTTGcccctgctgcttctgctgctgctcctgctttgGTACTGCCAGATCCAGTACCGGCCCTTCTTTCCCCTGACAGCCACCCTGGGCCTGGCCGGCTTCACCCTGCTCCTCAGTCTCCTGGCCTTTGCCATGTATCGCCCGTAG
- the Fastk gene encoding fas-activated serine/threonine kinase isoform X3 has protein sequence MRRPRGEPDSRAPKPTERVTYAGPGESWSPSPTSMLRILLSAQNSPARLSGLLLIPPVQPCCSGPSKSGDRPFGGGPVQGLQRLLEQARSPGELLRWLSQNPTKVRAHHYPVALRRLGQLLVSQPRPSPVEQATLQDLSQLIIRNCPSFDVHTIHVCLHLAVLLGFPSDGPLLRALEQERRSRLLPKPPSPHQPAIHGGQRLEMALSCPHFLRYPHQHLIRSLAEARPEELTPHVMVLLAQHLARHRLREPQLLEAIAHFLVVEEAQLNSKVVQKLVLPFGRLNYLPLKQQFMPCLERILAREAGVAPLATVNILMSLCQLQCLPFRALQFVFSPSFINHINGTPPSLIVRRYLSLLDTAVELELPGYQGPRLPQRQRVPIFPQPLITDRARCKYSHKDIVAEGLRQLLGEEKYHQDLTVPPGYCTDFLLCVGSSGAVLPVRTQDPFLPYPPQSCQQDQAGSNPTTQHSTQRVVLMLRERWHFCRDGRVLLGSRALRERHLGLMGYQLLPLPFEELESQRGLPQLKSYLRQKLQALGLRWGPEGG, from the exons ATGAGGAGGCCACGGGGGGAGCCCGACTCCCGGGCCCCGAAACCAACTGAGAGAGTGACCTACGCGGGGCCCGGGGAGTCAT GGTCTCCATCACCCACCTCCATGCTTCGAATCCTGCTCTCTGCCCAGAATTCCCCTGCTCGGCTGTCTGGTCTGCTGCTCATCCCGCCAGTACAGCCCTGTTGTTCGGGGCCAAGCAAGTCGGGGGACCGACCTTTTGGAGGAGGCCCTGTGCAAGGCCTTCAACGGCTTCTGGAACAGGCACGGAGCCCTGGGGAGCTGCTGCGATGGCTGAGCCAGAACCCCACCAAAGTGCGAGCTCATCACTACCCTGTGGCCCTCCGCCGTCTGGGACAGCTCTTGGTGTCTCAACCTAGGCCCTCCCCTGTGGAGCAGGCCACACTGCAGGACTTGAGTCAGCTCATCATCCGAAACTGCCCCTCCTTTGATGTGCACACCATCCATGTGTGTCTACACCTTGCAGTCTTACTTG gctTTCCATCAGATGGACCGCTCCTGCGTGCCCTGGAGCAGGAGCGAAGGTCCCGCCTCCTTCCAAAACCACCCTCCCCACATCAGCCTGCCATCCATGGTGGGCAAAGGTTGGAAATGGCCCTGAGCTGCCCCCATTTCCTGCGGTACCCTCATCAGCATCTGATCAGAAGCCTGGCAG AGGCAAGGCCAGAAGAACTGACTCCCCATGTAATGGTGCTTCTGGCTCAGCACCTGGCCCGGCACCGGTTGCGGGAACCCCAGCTTCTGGAAGCCATTGCTCACTTCCTGGTGGTTGAGGAAGCCCAGCTCAACAGCAAG GTGGTACAGAAGCTGGTCCTGCCCTTTGGGAGGTTGAACTACCTGCCTCTGAAGCAGCAGTTCATGCCCTGTCTTGAAAGGATCCTGGCTCGGGAAGCAGGGGTGGCACCCTTGGCCACAGTCAACATTTTGATGTCACTGTGCCAGCTACAGTGCTTGCCTTTCAGAGCCTTGCAGTTTGTCTTCTCCCCTAGTTTCATCAACCACATCAATG GCACCCCTCCTTCTCTGATTGTGCGACGCTACCTCTCTCTACTCGACACGGCCGTGGAGCTTGAACTCCCAGGGTACCAAGGCCCCCGCCTTCCCCAAAGACAGCGAGTGCCCATCTTCCCACAGCCCCTCATCACTGACCGTGCCCGCTGCAAATACAG TCACAAGGACATAGTAGCCGAGGGGCTGCGCCAGCTGCTAGGGGAAGAAAAATACCACCAGGACCTGACTGTGCCTCCGGGCTACTGCACAG ACTTCTTGCTCTGTGTTGGTAGTTCTGGTGCGGTACTGCCGGTGAGGACACAAGACCCCTTCCTGCCCTACCCACCACAGTCCTGCCAACAGGACCAGGCTGGCTCTAACCCCACAACACAACACTCCACCCAAAG GGTGGTGTTGATGCTGCGAGAACGCTGGCATTTCTGCCGGGATGGCAGGGTGCTTCTGGGCTCTCGTGCTCTGAGGGAGCGGCACCTGGGCCTGATGGGCTACCAACTCCTGCCG CTGCCATTTGAAGAATTGGAGTCTCAGAGAGGCCTGCCCCAACTCAAGAGCTACCTGAGGCAGAAACTTCAGGCCTTAGGCCTCCGCTGGGGACCTGAGGGTGGGTGA
- the Fastk gene encoding fas-activated serine/threonine kinase isoform X1, which translates to MRRPRGEPDSRAPKPTERVTYAGPGESWSPSPTSMLRILLSAQNSPARLSGLLLIPPVQPCCSGPSKSGDRPFGGGPVQGLQRLLEQARSPGELLRWLSQNPTKVRAHHYPVALRRLGQLLVSQPRPSPVEQATLQDLSQLIIRNCPSFDVHTIHVCLHLAVLLGFPSDGPLLRALEQERRSRLLPKPPSPHQPAIHGGQRLEMALSCPHFLRYPHQHLIRSLAEARPEELTPHVMVLLAQHLARHRLREPQLLEAIAHFLVVEEAQLNSKVVQKLVLPFGRLNYLPLKQQFMPCLERILAREAGVAPLATVNILMSLCQLQCLPFRALQFVFSPSFINHINGTPPSLIVRRYLSLLDTAVELELPGYQGPRLPQRQRVPIFPQPLITDRARCKYRWARGGAATGAQSRKAMSPNRRLALRQQRAFAGWQCSAGTGAFPLPLSFLLSHKDIVAEGLRQLLGEEKYHQDLTVPPGYCTDFLLCVGSSGAVLPVRTQDPFLPYPPQSCQQDQAGSNPTTQHSTQRVVLMLRERWHFCRDGRVLLGSRALRERHLGLMGYQLLPLPFEELESQRGLPQLKSYLRQKLQALGLRWGPEGG; encoded by the exons ATGAGGAGGCCACGGGGGGAGCCCGACTCCCGGGCCCCGAAACCAACTGAGAGAGTGACCTACGCGGGGCCCGGGGAGTCAT GGTCTCCATCACCCACCTCCATGCTTCGAATCCTGCTCTCTGCCCAGAATTCCCCTGCTCGGCTGTCTGGTCTGCTGCTCATCCCGCCAGTACAGCCCTGTTGTTCGGGGCCAAGCAAGTCGGGGGACCGACCTTTTGGAGGAGGCCCTGTGCAAGGCCTTCAACGGCTTCTGGAACAGGCACGGAGCCCTGGGGAGCTGCTGCGATGGCTGAGCCAGAACCCCACCAAAGTGCGAGCTCATCACTACCCTGTGGCCCTCCGCCGTCTGGGACAGCTCTTGGTGTCTCAACCTAGGCCCTCCCCTGTGGAGCAGGCCACACTGCAGGACTTGAGTCAGCTCATCATCCGAAACTGCCCCTCCTTTGATGTGCACACCATCCATGTGTGTCTACACCTTGCAGTCTTACTTG gctTTCCATCAGATGGACCGCTCCTGCGTGCCCTGGAGCAGGAGCGAAGGTCCCGCCTCCTTCCAAAACCACCCTCCCCACATCAGCCTGCCATCCATGGTGGGCAAAGGTTGGAAATGGCCCTGAGCTGCCCCCATTTCCTGCGGTACCCTCATCAGCATCTGATCAGAAGCCTGGCAG AGGCAAGGCCAGAAGAACTGACTCCCCATGTAATGGTGCTTCTGGCTCAGCACCTGGCCCGGCACCGGTTGCGGGAACCCCAGCTTCTGGAAGCCATTGCTCACTTCCTGGTGGTTGAGGAAGCCCAGCTCAACAGCAAG GTGGTACAGAAGCTGGTCCTGCCCTTTGGGAGGTTGAACTACCTGCCTCTGAAGCAGCAGTTCATGCCCTGTCTTGAAAGGATCCTGGCTCGGGAAGCAGGGGTGGCACCCTTGGCCACAGTCAACATTTTGATGTCACTGTGCCAGCTACAGTGCTTGCCTTTCAGAGCCTTGCAGTTTGTCTTCTCCCCTAGTTTCATCAACCACATCAATG GCACCCCTCCTTCTCTGATTGTGCGACGCTACCTCTCTCTACTCGACACGGCCGTGGAGCTTGAACTCCCAGGGTACCAAGGCCCCCGCCTTCCCCAAAGACAGCGAGTGCCCATCTTCCCACAGCCCCTCATCACTGACCGTGCCCGCTGCAAATACAGGTGGGCCAGAGGAGGGGCAGCCACAGGAGCACAGAGTAGGAAAGCCATGTCTCCTAACAGAAGACTAGCCTTGAGGCAGCAAAGGGCCTTTGCAGGGTGGCAGTGCTCAGCAGGTACAGGGGCCTTCCCTCTACCACTGTCCTTTCTCCTCAGTCACAAGGACATAGTAGCCGAGGGGCTGCGCCAGCTGCTAGGGGAAGAAAAATACCACCAGGACCTGACTGTGCCTCCGGGCTACTGCACAG ACTTCTTGCTCTGTGTTGGTAGTTCTGGTGCGGTACTGCCGGTGAGGACACAAGACCCCTTCCTGCCCTACCCACCACAGTCCTGCCAACAGGACCAGGCTGGCTCTAACCCCACAACACAACACTCCACCCAAAG GGTGGTGTTGATGCTGCGAGAACGCTGGCATTTCTGCCGGGATGGCAGGGTGCTTCTGGGCTCTCGTGCTCTGAGGGAGCGGCACCTGGGCCTGATGGGCTACCAACTCCTGCCG CTGCCATTTGAAGAATTGGAGTCTCAGAGAGGCCTGCCCCAACTCAAGAGCTACCTGAGGCAGAAACTTCAGGCCTTAGGCCTCCGCTGGGGACCTGAGGGTGGGTGA
- the Fastk gene encoding fas-activated serine/threonine kinase isoform X2, with protein sequence MLRILLSAQNSPARLSGLLLIPPVQPCCSGPSKSGDRPFGGGPVQGLQRLLEQARSPGELLRWLSQNPTKVRAHHYPVALRRLGQLLVSQPRPSPVEQATLQDLSQLIIRNCPSFDVHTIHVCLHLAVLLGFPSDGPLLRALEQERRSRLLPKPPSPHQPAIHGGQRLEMALSCPHFLRYPHQHLIRSLAEARPEELTPHVMVLLAQHLARHRLREPQLLEAIAHFLVVEEAQLNSKVVQKLVLPFGRLNYLPLKQQFMPCLERILAREAGVAPLATVNILMSLCQLQCLPFRALQFVFSPSFINHINGTPPSLIVRRYLSLLDTAVELELPGYQGPRLPQRQRVPIFPQPLITDRARCKYRWARGGAATGAQSRKAMSPNRRLALRQQRAFAGWQCSAGTGAFPLPLSFLLSHKDIVAEGLRQLLGEEKYHQDLTVPPGYCTDFLLCVGSSGAVLPVRTQDPFLPYPPQSCQQDQAGSNPTTQHSTQRVVLMLRERWHFCRDGRVLLGSRALRERHLGLMGYQLLPLPFEELESQRGLPQLKSYLRQKLQALGLRWGPEGG encoded by the exons ATGCTTCGAATCCTGCTCTCTGCCCAGAATTCCCCTGCTCGGCTGTCTGGTCTGCTGCTCATCCCGCCAGTACAGCCCTGTTGTTCGGGGCCAAGCAAGTCGGGGGACCGACCTTTTGGAGGAGGCCCTGTGCAAGGCCTTCAACGGCTTCTGGAACAGGCACGGAGCCCTGGGGAGCTGCTGCGATGGCTGAGCCAGAACCCCACCAAAGTGCGAGCTCATCACTACCCTGTGGCCCTCCGCCGTCTGGGACAGCTCTTGGTGTCTCAACCTAGGCCCTCCCCTGTGGAGCAGGCCACACTGCAGGACTTGAGTCAGCTCATCATCCGAAACTGCCCCTCCTTTGATGTGCACACCATCCATGTGTGTCTACACCTTGCAGTCTTACTTG gctTTCCATCAGATGGACCGCTCCTGCGTGCCCTGGAGCAGGAGCGAAGGTCCCGCCTCCTTCCAAAACCACCCTCCCCACATCAGCCTGCCATCCATGGTGGGCAAAGGTTGGAAATGGCCCTGAGCTGCCCCCATTTCCTGCGGTACCCTCATCAGCATCTGATCAGAAGCCTGGCAG AGGCAAGGCCAGAAGAACTGACTCCCCATGTAATGGTGCTTCTGGCTCAGCACCTGGCCCGGCACCGGTTGCGGGAACCCCAGCTTCTGGAAGCCATTGCTCACTTCCTGGTGGTTGAGGAAGCCCAGCTCAACAGCAAG GTGGTACAGAAGCTGGTCCTGCCCTTTGGGAGGTTGAACTACCTGCCTCTGAAGCAGCAGTTCATGCCCTGTCTTGAAAGGATCCTGGCTCGGGAAGCAGGGGTGGCACCCTTGGCCACAGTCAACATTTTGATGTCACTGTGCCAGCTACAGTGCTTGCCTTTCAGAGCCTTGCAGTTTGTCTTCTCCCCTAGTTTCATCAACCACATCAATG GCACCCCTCCTTCTCTGATTGTGCGACGCTACCTCTCTCTACTCGACACGGCCGTGGAGCTTGAACTCCCAGGGTACCAAGGCCCCCGCCTTCCCCAAAGACAGCGAGTGCCCATCTTCCCACAGCCCCTCATCACTGACCGTGCCCGCTGCAAATACAGGTGGGCCAGAGGAGGGGCAGCCACAGGAGCACAGAGTAGGAAAGCCATGTCTCCTAACAGAAGACTAGCCTTGAGGCAGCAAAGGGCCTTTGCAGGGTGGCAGTGCTCAGCAGGTACAGGGGCCTTCCCTCTACCACTGTCCTTTCTCCTCAGTCACAAGGACATAGTAGCCGAGGGGCTGCGCCAGCTGCTAGGGGAAGAAAAATACCACCAGGACCTGACTGTGCCTCCGGGCTACTGCACAG ACTTCTTGCTCTGTGTTGGTAGTTCTGGTGCGGTACTGCCGGTGAGGACACAAGACCCCTTCCTGCCCTACCCACCACAGTCCTGCCAACAGGACCAGGCTGGCTCTAACCCCACAACACAACACTCCACCCAAAG GGTGGTGTTGATGCTGCGAGAACGCTGGCATTTCTGCCGGGATGGCAGGGTGCTTCTGGGCTCTCGTGCTCTGAGGGAGCGGCACCTGGGCCTGATGGGCTACCAACTCCTGCCG CTGCCATTTGAAGAATTGGAGTCTCAGAGAGGCCTGCCCCAACTCAAGAGCTACCTGAGGCAGAAACTTCAGGCCTTAGGCCTCCGCTGGGGACCTGAGGGTGGGTGA